A genomic stretch from Hydrogenobacter sp. includes:
- a CDS encoding Rnase Y domain-containing protein, with protein sequence MSTEAILVIIIASLVSLFIGFAISKFFRKEVGSALSQVDIERVKLEAQQMMQRAQLEAEKIRQDAKDETERLISVAKEEVERYRKLAIEEAQSILTRAREEASKIKEDIEKRKRETEEYIAEKRMEIQKTEQNLIQREHQIERRLEVLERREEELYKREKDIREMEKQVEKLQKEMEEKLQNLA encoded by the coding sequence ATGAGTACTGAAGCGATATTAGTGATAATTATAGCTTCCTTAGTCTCACTTTTTATTGGTTTTGCCATATCAAAGTTTTTCAGGAAAGAAGTAGGCTCAGCTTTATCTCAGGTGGATATAGAAAGGGTAAAGCTTGAAGCTCAGCAGATGATGCAAAGAGCTCAACTTGAGGCAGAAAAGATAAGGCAGGATGCGAAGGATGAAACCGAAAGACTCATAAGTGTAGCCAAAGAGGAGGTGGAAAGGTACAGAAAACTTGCCATAGAGGAAGCACAAAGCATACTTACCAGAGCGAGGGAAGAGGCGTCAAAGATCAAAGAGGATATAGAAAAGAGGAAAAGGGAAACGGAAGAGTATATAGCGGAAAAGAGGATGGAGATCCAAAAAACTGAACAGAACCTCATACAGAGGGAACACCAGATTGAAAGGAGACTTGAAGTTTTGGAAAGGAGAGAGGAAGAACTATACAAAAGGGAAAAGGATATAAGGGAGATGGAGAAGCAAGTGGAAAAGTTACAGAAGGAAATGGAAGAAAAGTTGCAAAACCTCGCA